A single region of the Manihot esculenta cultivar AM560-2 chromosome 12, M.esculenta_v8, whole genome shotgun sequence genome encodes:
- the LOC110628757 gene encoding probable arabinosyltransferase ARAD1 has translation MYGKVIFSIGFIFLLVFSYSIFIGTLDFRSYFLPGLQQLPIGAVSVCATGPRLKVYMYELPRRFHVGMMDHKSKIDDDVPVTADNLPRWPKNVGIKKQHSVEYWLMASLLYDGGKEEREVVRVLDPEAADAFFVPFFSSLSFNTHGHNMTDPETEKDRQLQVALIEFLYKSKYWQRSGGRDHVIPMTHPNAFRFLRQQLNASILIVADFGRYPKSMSTLRKDVVAPYVHVVDSFTDDEISDPFESRTTLLFFRGNTVRKDEGRVRAKLEKILASYDDVHFERSTPTTQTIKVSTQGMRSSKFCLHPAGDTPSSCRLFDAIVSHCVPVIVSDQIELPYEDEIDYSQFSIFFSVNEAIQPGFIINQLRQFPKDRWIKMWRQLKNISHHFEFQYPPKKEDAIDMLWRQVKHKLPSVKLSVHRSRRLKVPDWWQRRR, from the exons ATGTATGGAAAAGTGATTTTCTCTATAGGATTCATCTTCCTGCTGGTGTTCTCCTACTCCATCTTCATTGGGACCCTTGATTTCAGATCATATTTCTTGCCTGGTCTCCAACAGTTGCCGATTGGTGCTGTCTCCGTGTGTGCAACTGGGCCTCGTCTTAAGGTTTACATGTATGAGCTTCCGCGGAGATTCCACGTGGGGATGATGGATCACAAGAGCAAGATTGATGATGATGTGCCGGTGACGGCGGATAATTTGCCGCGGTGGCCGAAGAATGTTGGGATAAAGAAGCAGCACAGTGTGGAGTATTGGTTGATGGCTTCGCTTTTGTACGATGGTGGTAAAGAGGAGAGGGAGGTGGTTAGGGTTTTGGATCCGGAGGCGGCTGATGCGTTCTTCGTGCCGTTTTTCTCGTCGTTGAGCTTCAACACGCACGGCCATAACATGACTGATCCAGAGACCGAGAAGGATCGCCAATTGCAG GTTGCTTTAATAGAATTCTTGTATAAATCCAAGTACTGGCAGAGGTCTGGAGGCAGGGACCACGTGATCCCCATGACACATCCTAATGCTTTTAGATTTCTGCGACAACAGTTGAATGCATCTATTCTTATTGTTGCAGATTTTGGCCGCTATCCTAAATCCATGTCAACTTTGAGGAAAGATGTGGTGGCCCCATATGTACATGTTGTTGACTCTTTTACAGATGATGAAATTTCTGATCCATTTGAATCTCGCACCACCCTTCTTTTCTTTCGTGGGAATACAGTTAGGAAAGAT GAAGGCAGAGTTCGTGCTAAACTGGAAAAGATATTAGCTAGTTATGATGATGTTCATTTTGAGAGAAGCACAccaacaacacaaacaataaaaGTG TCAACACAAGGAATGCGTTCATCAAAGTTCTGTCTACATCCTGCGGGAGACACTCCATCTTCTTGCCGGCTTTTTGATGCTATTGTAAGCCATTGTGTCCCTGTCATTGTGAGTGATCAAATTGAACTCCCTTACGAGGATGAAATTGATTATAGCCAATTCTCAATTTTCTTCTCTGTAAATGAGGCAATTCAACCTGGTTTCATAATTAATCAACTACGGCAATTTCCAAAAGATAGATGGATTAAAATGTGGAGACAGCTTAAGAACATCTCTCATCACTTTGAATTCCAGTATCCGCCAAAGAAGGAAGACGCAATTGACATGCTATGGAGACAGGTAAAACACAAGCTTCCTAGTGTCAAATTATCTGTACATAGAAGCAGGAGATTGAAAGTTCCTGACTGGTGGCAGAGGAGAAGATGA